The Nocardioides ochotonae genome segment GGAGCCCCCAGTGGCTAAGGCGAAGTTCGAGCGGACCAAGCCGCACGTCAACATCGGCACCATTGGTCACATCGACCACGGTAAGACCACTCTTACCGCGGCGATCACGAAGGTGCTGCACGACAAGCACCCGGACCTCAACGCTGCCTCGGCGTTCGACGAGATCGACAAGGCTCCCGAGGAGCGTCAGCGCGGCATCACGATCTCGATCGCGCACGTCGAGTACCAGACCGAGTCGCGCCACTACGCGCACGTCGACTGCCCCGGTCACGCGGACTACATCAAGAACATGATCACCGGTGCCGCGCAGATGGACGGCGCGATCCTGGTGGTTGCCGCGACCGACGGCCCGATGCCGCAGACCCGTGAGCACGTGCTGCTCGCCCGCCAGGTCGGCGTTCCCGCCCTGGTGGTCGCGCTCAACAAGTGCGACATGGTCGACGACGAGGAGCTCATCGAGCTCGTCGAGATGGAGGTGCGCGAGCTCCTCTCGGAGTACGAGTTCCCCGGCGACGACGTCCCGGTGGTTCGCATCGCTGCTCACCCCGCCCTCATGGGCGACGAGAAGTGGGCGAACTCCATCGTCGAGCTCATGGACGCGATCGACGAGTACATCCCGACCCCGGCCCGTGAGACGGACAAGCCGTTCCTCATGCCCGTCGAGGACGTCTTCACCATCACCGGTCGCGGCACGGTCATCACCGGCCGTATCGAGCGCGGCATCGTGAAGGTCAACGAGGAGGTCGAGATCGTCGGCATCCGCGAGGGCTCGATGAAGAGCACCGTCACCGGTGTCGAGATGTTCCGCAAGCTCCTCGACGAGGGCCAGGCGGGCGAGAACGTCGGTCTGCTCCTCCGTGGCACCAAGCGCGAGGACGTCGAGCGCGGCATGGTCGTGATCAAGCCGGGCACGACCACCCCGCACACCAACTTCGAGGCCTCGGTCTACATCCTCTCGAAGGAGGAGGGCGGCCGCCACACGCCGTTCTTCAACAACTACCGCCCGCAGTTCTACTTCCGTACCACGGACGTGACGGGCGTTGTGACCCTTCCCGAGGGCACCGAGATGGTCATGCCGGGTGACAACACCGAGATGTCGGTCGAGCTCATCCAGCCCATCGCGATGGACGAGGGCCTGAAGTTCGCCATCCGTGAGGGTGGCCGGACGGTCGGCGCGGGTCGCGTCACCAAGATCACCAAGTGATCACCGCCGGTCTCTGACCGGTTGATCCACCAGCACGGCCCCGGACCTCGGTCCGGGGCCGTGCTGCATCTCCCAGGGGAGCCTCGGGTCGCTCAGGACATGTCGACGCCCTCGAAGTCCTCGGGGGTGTACTCGCGCGGCTCCACCAGCACCATCCAGTTGCCCGAGTTGTCGCGCATCAGCGAAGTGGAACTTGCTCATGCACGCCACCTGCGCCACGTCGTCGAGCACCAGGTCGCTGGCCAAGTGTCGGTCCAGGTGGTCGCGGGCGCGGCGCAGGTGCACCAGCGCGTCGCCGGGCACCCGGCGCGGGGAGGGGGCCACCCACGCGGTCCTAGGCGGGGACGGGGACAATGGAGCCGTGAACGAAGCAGTCGAGCCCGTCCGTCCCGCACGCCCGCACCACAAGCTGACCGAGGACGGGCGTCGGATGCGCGAGGTGCTGAGCTACTCGCGCCGCGGCAACCGCTTCACCCCCAACCAGGCCGCCGCCTGGGCCGCCCACCAGGCCGACTGGGTGGTGCCGGACGAGGCGGTGGACCGCCCCGGGTTCTCCTGGTCGTCCTGGTTCGGACGCGAGGCCCCGATGATCGTGGAGATCGGGTCCGGCGTGGGGGAGGCCACGGCCGTCCTCGCCGCGGCCCGCCCCGAGCACAACGTGCTGGCCCTGGAGGTCTGGCGCCCCGGCGTCGCGGACACGCTGTGGCGGGTGGCCGAGGCGGGTGCGGACAACGTCCGCCTGTGCAGCGTGGACGCCGTGTGGACGATGGAGCACCTCATCGCGCCCGACAGTCTCGACGAGCTGTGGACCTTCTTCCCTGACCCGTGGCACAAGAAGAGGCATCAGAAGCGTCGCCTGGTCGACGCCGAGTTCGCCCGGCTCGCGGCCTCCCGGCTGGTGCCGGGTGGCATCTGGCGGCTGGCCACCGACTGGGCCGACTACGCCGCGCAGATGATCGAGGTGCTCGGCGCCGAGCCGTCACTCCAGGGAGGCGTCGTCGAGCGCTGGAGCGAGCGGCCGGTGACGAAGTTCGAGCGCAAGGGGATCGCGGCCGGGCGCGCGATCACCGACCTGGCCTACCGCCGCGTCAGCGACTGAGGGGCAGGGCTCAGCGCCCGCCCATGCGGGAGAAGAGCCAGATGGCCACGACCGTGCCCACCACCATGATCAGCCCCAGGATCAGGGTGTGCAGGCCGGGGTTCGCGGTCGGCGAGGTGCTTCCGTCGGCCATGAGCATGAGTGCGTCCATCGGGGTCTGTTCCTCCGGGGGGTGGCGCCGAGGTCGCGGTGGGCGCGCGACAGCCTCGAGATGGTGGGGGTCCTTGCCGATGATATCGACCAGCAGGGCGGCCCCGACCGTCCGCCGGCGAGCCGCCCGCGCACGCTCGCTGGTCGATTTGGTCCCGTGCCTGAAGTCTGTCAAGATGATCCGGTTGCTCCGACGGGTCACGACGGAGCGCGTCACAAGCTTGACTACTGAATCGCGTCTCCCCGCTTCGCAAGGAGTGTGAGCTCGGTGGTCGGCATGTGTCCGCATCCGAGGAGACCCGATCAGCCTGACAAACCGTCGGGCACCACTATGAATAAGTGAGACCCCGGTCTCGTGTTGCGCCTCCACTGGGCGACACGCCCGACCGCGGGGGTCGGACCAGGTGGTGAGCACCAGGGCGGGACAGACCCAAACCGGGGGACGTTCCGGACATGCACGCGGCAGATGAGTAGAAGGACGAGAGAGACCTATGGCGGGACAGAAGATCCGCATCAGGCTCAAGGCCTATGACCACGAGGTGATCGACACCTCGGCACGCAAGATCGTGGACACGGTCACCCGCACGGGTGCCAAGGTCGCCGGCCCGGTGCCGCTGCCGACCGAGAAGAACGTGTACTGCGTCATCCGCTCGCCCCACAAGTACAAGGACTCTCGCGAGCACTTCGAGATGCGCACTCACAAGCGCCTCATCGACATCATCGACCCCACGCCGAAGACCGTCGACTCGCTCATGCGCCTCGACCTGCCTGCCGGCGTCGACATCGAGATCAAGCTCTGAGGTTCCGGACATGACTTTCGAACGCAATGCCAAGGGACTGCTGGGCGCGAAGCTCGGCATGACCCAGGTCTGGGACGAGAACAACCGCGTCGTCCCCGTGACCGTTATCGCCGCGAACACCAACGTGGTCACCCAGGTCCGCACGCCCGAGATCGACGGCTACAACGCCGTCCAGATCGGGTTCGGCGAGATCGAGGGCCGCAAGGTCACCAAGCCGCAGGCGGGCCACTTCGACAAGGCCGGGGTCACCCCCCGTCGCCACATCGTCGAGATCCGGACCACTGCGGCCTCCGAGTACACCGTGGGCCAGGAGCTGCCCGTCGACACCTTCGCCGCTGGCGAGGAGATCGACGTGACCGGCACCAGCAAGGGCAAGGGCTTCGCCGGCGTCATGAAGCGTCACGGCTTCGCCGGCGTCTCCGCCTCGCACGGTGCTCACCGCAACCACCGCAAGCCGGGCTCGATCGGCGCCTGCGCCACGCCCGGCCGCGTGTTCAAGGGCGTCCGCATGGCCGGCCGGATGGGTCACGACACCGTCACGACCCAGAACGTCACCGTGCACGCCGTCGACGTCGAGAAGGGCCTGATCCTCCTCAAGGGTGCCGTTCCCGGCCCCAAGGGTGGTCTCGTGGTGCTCCGCTCGGCTGCCAAGCAGACGCAGGAGGCCTGAGCATGGCTACCAAGACCGTGAAGGTCGACCTCCCCTCCGAGATCTTCGGTGTGGAGACCAACATCCCCCTGATCCACCAGGTCGTCGTGGCCCAGCAGGCCGCTGCGCGTCAGGGCACGCACTCCACCAAGCGCCGCGGTGAAGTCCGCGGTGGTGGCCGCAAGCCCTACAAGCAGAAGGGCACCGGCCGCGCCCGCCAGGGCTCGACCCGCGCGCCGCAGTTCGTCGGCGGTGGCGTCGTGCACGGCCCCAAGCCGCGCGACTACGACCAGCGCACCCCCAAGAAGATGAAGGCCGCCGCCCTGCGCGGTGCCCTCTCCGACCGGGCCCGCAACGAGCGCATCCACGTCGTGGACGCCCTGATCTCCGCCGACAAGCCGTCGACGAAGGTCGCGCTCGCCGCGCTGACCGCGCTCTCCGAGCGCAACCGCTTCCTCGTGGTCCTCGAGCGTGCCGACACCGTCACCTGGCTGTCGCTGCGCAACGTCCCCAAGGTGCACATCGTGGCGGTTGACCAGCTGAACACCTACGACGTGCTCGCGTCCGACGACGTGGTCTTCACCAAGGGCGCCTACGACGCGTTCGTGAGCGGCACCGCGAAGGAGGCCTCCAAGTGAGCACCCTGCACAAGGACCACCGCGACATCCTGATCGCGCCGGTCGTGTCCGAGAAGAGCTACAGCCTCCTCGACGCCAACAAGTACACCTTCCTCGTCCGTCCGGACGCGAACAAGACCGAGATCAAGATCGCGGTCGAGAAGGTGTTCAACGTCAAGGTCACGTCGGTCAACACGCTCAACCGTCCCGGCAAGACCCGTCGTACCCGTACCGGTCTCGGCAAGCGCAAGGACACCAAGCGCGCGATCGTCTCGCTCGCTGAGGGCCACCGCATCGACATCTTCGGGGCCTGAGAGCCACCGGATCACGAGGACTAAGACACATGGCTATCCGCAAGTACAAGCCGACCACCCCGGGCCGTCGTGGCTCCTCGGTGGCCGACTTCGTCGAGATCACCCGGACCACTCCGGAGAAGTCGCTGACGCGTCCGCTGCCCAAGAAGGGCGGCCGCAACAACCAGGGCCGGATCACCACCCGGCACCAGGGTGGCGGTCACAAGCGCGCCTACCGCATCATCGACTTCCGCCGCTACGACAAGGACGGCGTGCCGGCCAAGGTCGCTCACATCGAGTACGACCCGAACCGCACCGCCCGCATCGCGCTGCTGCACTACGCGGACGGCGAGAAGCGCTACATCATCGCGCCGAAGGGCCTCACCCAGGGCACCGCGGTCGAGTCGGGCCCCACTGCCGACATCAAGCCCGGCAACAACCTCCCGCTGCGCAACATCCCGGTCGGTACGACGATCCACAACGTGGAGCTTCGTCCCGGCGGCGGCGCGAAGATCGCCCGCTCCGCGGGCAACAGCGCCCAGCTGGTCGCCCGTGAGGGCTCCCGCGCCACGCTGCGCATGCCCTCGGGCGAGATGCGCTTCGTGGACGTCCGCTGCCGCGCCACCATCGGCGAGGTCGGCAATGCCGAGCAGTCGAACATCAACTGGGGCAAGGCCGGCCGTATGCGCTGGAAGGGCAAGCGCCCGACGGTCCGCGGTGTCGTGATGAACCCGGTCGACCACCCGCACGGTGGTGGTGAGGGCAAGACGTCCGGTGGTCGCCACCCCGTCTCCCCCTGGGGCAAGCCCGAGGGCCGCACGCGCAAGCGCAAGGCCAGCGACTCCCAGATCATCCGCCGTCGCAAGACCGGCAAGAACAAGCGCTGATAGGGAAGTAGACAGATGCCTCGCAGCCTGAAGAAGGGCCCCTTTGTCGACGGCCACCTCCTCAAGAAGGTGGACGCCGAGAACGACAAGGGGAGCCACAACGTCATCAAGACGTGGTCGCGCCGGTCGATGATCATCCCCTCGATGATCGGCCACACCATCGCGGTCCACGACGGCCGCAAGCACGTCCCGGTCTTCGTGACCGACTCGATGGTCGGCCACAAGCTGGGCGAGTTCGCCCCGACCCGCACGTACCGCGGACACGTCAAGGAAGACCGGAAGGGACGTCGTCGATGAGCACCACTGAGCGTCAGCGCACGAGCGCCCGTCGCGACTCGCTGCTCGGTGACGAGCAGGGTGCCTTCGCGAGTGCCCGCTTCGTGCGGATCACCCCGATGAAGGCCCGCCGCGTCGTCGACATGGTCCGTGGCCTTCCCGTCGACGAGGCCCTGGCGCTGCTGCAGTTCGCGCCGCAGTCCGCCTCGGAGACCGTGTACAAGGTGCTCGAGAGCGCCATCGCCAACGCCGAGACCACTGAGGGTCTCGACCGTGGCGACCTGGTCATCTCGGTCGCCCGGGTCGACGAGGGCCCGACCATGAAGCGCTGGCGTCCGCGTGCCCAGGGGCGCGCGACGCGTATCAACAAGCGCACCAGCCACATCACGCTGGCGGTCCAGCCGGCCGCCGTGGTCGCTGAGAAGAAGGGACGGAAGGCCTGATGGGCCAGAAGATCAACCCGAACGGCTTCCGCCTCGGCATCTCCACGGACCACAAGTCCCGCTGGTACGCCGACAAGCTGTACAAGTCGTACGTCGGCGAGGACGTCGCCATCCGCAAGCTCCTGTCCAAGGGCATGGAGCGGGCCGGTATCGCCAAGGTCGAGATCGAGCGCACCCGTGACCGCGTCCGCGTGGACATCCACACGGCGCGCCCGGGCATCGTCATCGGTCGCCGCGGCGCCGAGGCCGACCGCATCCGCGGTGAGCTCGAGAAGCTCACGGGCAAGCAGGTCCAGCTGAACATCCTCGAGGTCAAGAGCCCCGAGATGGACGCCCAGCTGGTCGCCCAGGGTGTGGCCGAGCAGCTCGCCGGTCGCGTGCAGTTCCGCCGCGCCATGCGCAAGGCCATGCAGACCACGATGCGCTCGGGTGCCAAGGGCATCCGGATCCAGTGCTCCGGTCGACTCAACGGCGCCGAGATGTCGCGTACCGAGTTCTACCGCGAGGGTCGCGTGCCGCTGCACACCCTGCGTGCGGACATCGACTACGGCTTCTACGAGGCCAAGACGACCTTCGGCCGCATCGGCGTGAAGGTCTGGATCTACAAGGGCGAGGTCGCCGGCACCCGTGCCGAGCGCCAGGCCCAGGCAGCCGCCCGCGCCGGTGTCCCCGGTCGCGGTGGCCGTCCGCAGCGCGGCGGCGAGCGCCCGAGCCGTGGCTCGCGCGGCGAGCGTCCGACGCGTGCGGACCGCGGTGGCGAGGGTGCCCCTGCTGTGACCGAGGCGCCGGCCGGTGGCGACACCGCCCAGGCGACCACCTCGGCCGAGACCCCCAAGGAGGGCTGACCCATGCTGATGCCCCGTCGTGTCAAGCACCGCAAGCAGCACCACCCGAAGCGGACCGGTGCGGCGAAGGGTGGCACGAAGCTCGCCTTCGGCGACTTCGGCATCCAGGCGGTCGAGGGCCACTACGTGACCAACCGCCAGATCGAGTCGGCGCGTATCGCGATGACCCGCCACATCAAGCGTGGTGGCAAGGTGTGGATCAACATCTACCCGGACCGCCCGCTGACCAAGAAGCCTGCCGAGACCCGCATGGGTTCCGGTAAGGGTTCGCCCGAGTGGTGGGTCGCGAACGTCAAGCCCGGTCGCGTCATGTTCGAACTCTCCGGTGTCACCGAGGACGTCGCCCGCGAGGCCATGCGCCGTGCGATGCACAAGCTCCCGATGAAGTGCCGGTTCATCTCCCGAGAGGCGGGCGACTTCTGATGGCTAACGCTCACGAGCTCGACGAGCTGAACGACGTCGACCTGGAGGCCAAGCTCCGCGAGGCCAAGGAGGAGCTGTTCAACCTCCGCTTCCAGGCCGCGACCGGTCAGCTGGAGAGCCACGGCCGCCTGCGTGCGGTCAAGAAGGACATTGCCCGGATCTACACCGTGGTGCGCGAGCGCGAGCTCGGCATCCGCTCCGCCGCGGGCAGCAACGAGTCGAACGAGGATGGTGCCGCATGAGCGAGCAGACCCCGACCGCGGACCGCAAGGCCCGCAAGGTCCGCGAGGGCCTGGTCGTCAGCGACAAGATGGACAAGACCGTGGTCGTGTCCGTCGAGGACCGCGTCAAGCACGCGCTGTACGGCAAGGTGCTCCGCAAGACCAGCAAGCTGAAGGCGCACGACGAGGCCAACGCGTGCGGCATCGGCGACCGGGTCCTCCTGATGGAGACGCGTCCGCTGTCGGCCACGAAGCGCTGGCGCGTCATCGAGATCCTCGAGAAGGCCAAGTAAGTCACTTCGCCTTCGCAGGCGAGGACCCACCCACTAGTTCGGCCAGGCTCGCGGTCCGTCGAGACCGCGAGAACCAGCTCGACAACCAGGAGAAACAATGATCCAGCAGGAGTCGCGACTCAAGGTCGCCGACAACACCGGTGCAAAGGAAATCCTCTGCATCCGTGTTCTCGGTGGCTCGGGTCGGCGCTACGCCGGCATCGGCGACGTCATCGTCGCGACCGTCAAGGACGCGATCCCCGGTGGCAATGTGAAGAAGGGTGACGTCGTCAAGGCCGTCATCGTGCGCACCGTCAAGGAGCGCCGCCGTGCCGACGGTTCGTACATCCGCTTCGACGAGAACGCGGCCGTCATTCTGAAGAACGACGGCGAGCCCCGCGGCACCCGCATCTTCGGCCCCGTGGGCCGTGAGCTGCGCGAGAAGAAGTTCATGAAGATCATCTCGCTCGCCCCGGAGGTGCTGTGATGGCCAAGGCGTCGGTCAACATCAAGAAGGGCGACACCGTCAAGGTGATCGCCGGCAAGGACAAGGGTGCCGAGGGCAAGGTCATCCAGGTGCTCCGTGAGGAGCAGCGGGTGATCGTCGAGGGCGTCAACCGCGTCAAGAAGCACACCAAGGTCGTGAACCAGGGCGGTCGCGCCGGCAACACCGGTGGCATCATCACCGCCGAGGCCCCGATCCACGTCTCGAACGTCATGCTCGTCGAGGGCGACGGCGTGACCCGCATCGGCTTCCGCCGCGACGAGGTCACCAAGCGCCGCCCGGACGGCTCGACGTACACCGCTCAGCGCAGCGTCCGCATCTCGCGCAAGACCGGCAAGGAAATCTGATGACCGAGATCCAGACGAACGCGATGCCGCGTCTGAAGACGAAGTACCGCGAGGAGATCCTCCCGGCCCTTCAGTCGGAGTTCGAGATCAAGAACGTCATGCAGGTGCCCGGCCTCGTCAAGATCGTGGTCAACATGGGTGTCGGCGAGGCTGCTCGCGACTCGAAGCTGATCGAGGGTGCGGTCAAGGACCTCACCGCGATCACCGGCCAGAAGCCGCTGGTGACCAAGGCCCGCAAGTCGATCGCCCAGTTCAAGCTGCGTGAGGGGATGCCGATCGGCGCCCACACCACGCTGCGTGGCGACCGCATGTGGGAGTTCCTGGACCGCCTGCTGTCCCTCGCGCTGCCCCGGATCCGCGACTTCCGCGGTCTTTCCCCGAAGCAGTTCGACGGTCGCGGCAACTACACCTTCGGTCTCACCGAGCAGGTCATGTTCCACGAGATCAACCAGGACAAGATCGACCGCTCGCGTGGCATGGACATCACCATCGTCACCACGGCCACCAACGACGACGAGGGTCGCGCCCTGCTGAAGAAGCTCGGCTTCCCGTTCAAGGAGAACTGACATGGCGAAGACCGCTCTCAAGGTCAAGGCCGCCCGCAAGCCCAAGTTCGCGGTGCGTGGCTACACCCGCTGCCAGCGTTGCGGCCGGCCCAAGGCCGTCTACCGCAAGTTCGGGCTCTGCCGCATCTGCCTGCGGGAAATGGCGCACCGGGGCGAGCTGCCCGGCGTGACCAAGTCCTCCTGGTGACCATTCCTCACTCAACACACAAGTCGCTGCAGGTCGCATCTGAGGTGCAGGTGCGAAACCACGGTGGAGAAAGGGCCTCACGGCCATGACGATGACTGACCCGATCGCAGACATGCTTACGCGTCTGCGCAATGCCAACCAGGCGTACCACGACTCGGTGTCCATGCCCTACAGCAAGCTCAAGCAGGGCGTTGCGGACATCCTCAAGCAGGAGGGCTACATCACCTCCTACGACGTCGTGGACGCTCCCGAGGGCGAGGTCGGCAAGACGCTGACCATCACCCTGAAGTACGGCCGCAGCCGCGAGCGTTCGATCGCCGGTGTGCGCCGCATCAGCAAGCCCGGTCTGCGGGTCTACGCCAAGCACACGGGTCTCCCGAAGGTGCTCGGCGGCCTGGGGGTCGCGATCATCTCGACCAGCCAGGGCCTGCTGACTGACCGACAGGCCAACCAGAAGGGCGTGGGTGGGGAAGTCCTCGCCTACGTCTGGTGACGACGAGACCGTAAGGAGAGAAGACAGCATGTCGCGCATTGGCAAGCTCCCCGTCCCGGTCCCGTCCGGTGTGGATGTTTCGGTCGAGGGTGCGCTCGTGACGGTCAAGGGCCCCAAGGGGACCCTGACCCACACGGTGGCAGCCCCGATCACCGTCGAGAAGGGTGATGGCGTCCTGGACGTCAAGCGCCCCGACGACGAGCGGACGAGCAAGGCCCTCCACGGCCTGACCCGCACGCTCGTCAACAACATGGTCGTCGGTGTCACCGACGGCTACGAGAAGCGTCTCGAGATCGTGGGCGTGGGTTACCGCGTCCTCCCCAAGACGCCGACCCAGGTCGAGTTCCAGCTCGGGTACTCC includes the following:
- the tuf gene encoding elongation factor Tu, with the protein product MAKAKFERTKPHVNIGTIGHIDHGKTTLTAAITKVLHDKHPDLNAASAFDEIDKAPEERQRGITISIAHVEYQTESRHYAHVDCPGHADYIKNMITGAAQMDGAILVVAATDGPMPQTREHVLLARQVGVPALVVALNKCDMVDDEELIELVEMEVRELLSEYEFPGDDVPVVRIAAHPALMGDEKWANSIVELMDAIDEYIPTPARETDKPFLMPVEDVFTITGRGTVITGRIERGIVKVNEEVEIVGIREGSMKSTVTGVEMFRKLLDEGQAGENVGLLLRGTKREDVERGMVVIKPGTTTPHTNFEASVYILSKEEGGRHTPFFNNYRPQFYFRTTDVTGVVTLPEGTEMVMPGDNTEMSVELIQPIAMDEGLKFAIREGGRTVGAGRVTKITK
- the trmB gene encoding tRNA (guanosine(46)-N7)-methyltransferase TrmB, giving the protein MNEAVEPVRPARPHHKLTEDGRRMREVLSYSRRGNRFTPNQAAAWAAHQADWVVPDEAVDRPGFSWSSWFGREAPMIVEIGSGVGEATAVLAAARPEHNVLALEVWRPGVADTLWRVAEAGADNVRLCSVDAVWTMEHLIAPDSLDELWTFFPDPWHKKRHQKRRLVDAEFARLAASRLVPGGIWRLATDWADYAAQMIEVLGAEPSLQGGVVERWSERPVTKFERKGIAAGRAITDLAYRRVSD
- the rpsJ gene encoding 30S ribosomal protein S10, producing the protein MAGQKIRIRLKAYDHEVIDTSARKIVDTVTRTGAKVAGPVPLPTEKNVYCVIRSPHKYKDSREHFEMRTHKRLIDIIDPTPKTVDSLMRLDLPAGVDIEIKL
- the rplC gene encoding 50S ribosomal protein L3, which encodes MTFERNAKGLLGAKLGMTQVWDENNRVVPVTVIAANTNVVTQVRTPEIDGYNAVQIGFGEIEGRKVTKPQAGHFDKAGVTPRRHIVEIRTTAASEYTVGQELPVDTFAAGEEIDVTGTSKGKGFAGVMKRHGFAGVSASHGAHRNHRKPGSIGACATPGRVFKGVRMAGRMGHDTVTTQNVTVHAVDVEKGLILLKGAVPGPKGGLVVLRSAAKQTQEA
- the rplD gene encoding 50S ribosomal protein L4, producing MATKTVKVDLPSEIFGVETNIPLIHQVVVAQQAAARQGTHSTKRRGEVRGGGRKPYKQKGTGRARQGSTRAPQFVGGGVVHGPKPRDYDQRTPKKMKAAALRGALSDRARNERIHVVDALISADKPSTKVALAALTALSERNRFLVVLERADTVTWLSLRNVPKVHIVAVDQLNTYDVLASDDVVFTKGAYDAFVSGTAKEASK
- the rplW gene encoding 50S ribosomal protein L23; its protein translation is MSTLHKDHRDILIAPVVSEKSYSLLDANKYTFLVRPDANKTEIKIAVEKVFNVKVTSVNTLNRPGKTRRTRTGLGKRKDTKRAIVSLAEGHRIDIFGA
- the rplB gene encoding 50S ribosomal protein L2, translating into MAIRKYKPTTPGRRGSSVADFVEITRTTPEKSLTRPLPKKGGRNNQGRITTRHQGGGHKRAYRIIDFRRYDKDGVPAKVAHIEYDPNRTARIALLHYADGEKRYIIAPKGLTQGTAVESGPTADIKPGNNLPLRNIPVGTTIHNVELRPGGGAKIARSAGNSAQLVAREGSRATLRMPSGEMRFVDVRCRATIGEVGNAEQSNINWGKAGRMRWKGKRPTVRGVVMNPVDHPHGGGEGKTSGGRHPVSPWGKPEGRTRKRKASDSQIIRRRKTGKNKR
- the rpsS gene encoding 30S ribosomal protein S19: MPRSLKKGPFVDGHLLKKVDAENDKGSHNVIKTWSRRSMIIPSMIGHTIAVHDGRKHVPVFVTDSMVGHKLGEFAPTRTYRGHVKEDRKGRRR
- the rplV gene encoding 50S ribosomal protein L22, coding for MSTTERQRTSARRDSLLGDEQGAFASARFVRITPMKARRVVDMVRGLPVDEALALLQFAPQSASETVYKVLESAIANAETTEGLDRGDLVISVARVDEGPTMKRWRPRAQGRATRINKRTSHITLAVQPAAVVAEKKGRKA
- the rpsC gene encoding 30S ribosomal protein S3, with product MGQKINPNGFRLGISTDHKSRWYADKLYKSYVGEDVAIRKLLSKGMERAGIAKVEIERTRDRVRVDIHTARPGIVIGRRGAEADRIRGELEKLTGKQVQLNILEVKSPEMDAQLVAQGVAEQLAGRVQFRRAMRKAMQTTMRSGAKGIRIQCSGRLNGAEMSRTEFYREGRVPLHTLRADIDYGFYEAKTTFGRIGVKVWIYKGEVAGTRAERQAQAAARAGVPGRGGRPQRGGERPSRGSRGERPTRADRGGEGAPAVTEAPAGGDTAQATTSAETPKEG
- the rplP gene encoding 50S ribosomal protein L16 produces the protein MLMPRRVKHRKQHHPKRTGAAKGGTKLAFGDFGIQAVEGHYVTNRQIESARIAMTRHIKRGGKVWINIYPDRPLTKKPAETRMGSGKGSPEWWVANVKPGRVMFELSGVTEDVAREAMRRAMHKLPMKCRFISREAGDF
- the rpmC gene encoding 50S ribosomal protein L29, coding for MANAHELDELNDVDLEAKLREAKEELFNLRFQAATGQLESHGRLRAVKKDIARIYTVVRERELGIRSAAGSNESNEDGAA
- the rpsQ gene encoding 30S ribosomal protein S17; its protein translation is MSEQTPTADRKARKVREGLVVSDKMDKTVVVSVEDRVKHALYGKVLRKTSKLKAHDEANACGIGDRVLLMETRPLSATKRWRVIEILEKAK
- the rplN gene encoding 50S ribosomal protein L14; this encodes MIQQESRLKVADNTGAKEILCIRVLGGSGRRYAGIGDVIVATVKDAIPGGNVKKGDVVKAVIVRTVKERRRADGSYIRFDENAAVILKNDGEPRGTRIFGPVGRELREKKFMKIISLAPEVL
- the rplX gene encoding 50S ribosomal protein L24, whose amino-acid sequence is MAKASVNIKKGDTVKVIAGKDKGAEGKVIQVLREEQRVIVEGVNRVKKHTKVVNQGGRAGNTGGIITAEAPIHVSNVMLVEGDGVTRIGFRRDEVTKRRPDGSTYTAQRSVRISRKTGKEI
- the rplE gene encoding 50S ribosomal protein L5, with translation MTEIQTNAMPRLKTKYREEILPALQSEFEIKNVMQVPGLVKIVVNMGVGEAARDSKLIEGAVKDLTAITGQKPLVTKARKSIAQFKLREGMPIGAHTTLRGDRMWEFLDRLLSLALPRIRDFRGLSPKQFDGRGNYTFGLTEQVMFHEINQDKIDRSRGMDITIVTTATNDDEGRALLKKLGFPFKEN
- a CDS encoding type Z 30S ribosomal protein S14, encoding MAKTALKVKAARKPKFAVRGYTRCQRCGRPKAVYRKFGLCRICLREMAHRGELPGVTKSSW
- the rpsH gene encoding 30S ribosomal protein S8; translation: MTMTDPIADMLTRLRNANQAYHDSVSMPYSKLKQGVADILKQEGYITSYDVVDAPEGEVGKTLTITLKYGRSRERSIAGVRRISKPGLRVYAKHTGLPKVLGGLGVAIISTSQGLLTDRQANQKGVGGEVLAYVW
- the rplF gene encoding 50S ribosomal protein L6; this translates as MSRIGKLPVPVPSGVDVSVEGALVTVKGPKGTLTHTVAAPITVEKGDGVLDVKRPDDERTSKALHGLTRTLVNNMVVGVTDGYEKRLEIVGVGYRVLPKTPTQVEFQLGYSHPIIFDAPEGITFAVDGPTKFGVQGIDKQLVGEVAANIRKLRKPEPYKGKGVRYAGENVRRKVGKAGK